From a region of the Streptacidiphilus albus JL83 genome:
- a CDS encoding zinc-binding dehydrogenase: protein MAGGAGAVGNAAIQLARWAGATVLTTVSSPEKAKLAAAAGAHHVIDYRAEDAAAAVRALVPGGVDLVVEVATAGNAALDVAVLAPGGAVAFYATNSGDEVVLPVLELMVRNLTWSGVLIYTIPAEAKADAVAAIVAAVAEGALRGGEEAGLPWHHYPLARTADAHDAVEGAVVGKVLIDVG from the coding sequence GTGGCCGGCGGCGCCGGGGCGGTCGGCAACGCCGCGATCCAGCTCGCCCGCTGGGCCGGGGCCACCGTGCTGACCACGGTCAGCAGCCCGGAGAAGGCCAAGCTCGCCGCCGCCGCAGGCGCGCACCATGTCATCGACTACCGGGCCGAGGACGCCGCGGCCGCCGTCCGGGCGCTCGTCCCCGGCGGGGTGGACCTGGTGGTGGAGGTCGCCACCGCCGGCAACGCCGCGCTGGACGTCGCGGTGCTGGCGCCGGGCGGCGCCGTCGCCTTCTACGCCACCAACAGCGGCGACGAAGTGGTGCTCCCGGTCCTGGAACTGATGGTCCGTAACCTGACCTGGTCCGGCGTCCTGATCTACACCATCCCGGCGGAGGCCAAGGCGGACGCGGTCGCGGCGATCGTCGCGGCCGTCGCCGAGGGGGCGCTGCGCGGCGGCGAGGAGGCCGGACTGCCTTGGCACCACTACCCGTTGGCGCGCACCGCCGACGCCCATGACGCGGTCGAGGGCGCCGTCGTCGGCAAGGTGCTGATCGACGTCGGCTGA
- a CDS encoding cytochrome P450 yields MNAGAIVEDLFGTQGWADPYPIYVRAQALGPVVPVGPSTFLVSSHRAVNQVLRTTAFGASSGEVGPERDDRTGTGSMDLLARSMLESNQPRHTRMRTPIAAVFTPRRIAALEPAVTLAVERLLDGMAEAGADGAVVDFMDRLAYALPVRVICELLGVPEADRYRFRELAHDLTRALEFRVGPEELVLADEAGRELAEYFGALAARRRADPQDDLVSALVSRPDEGAPDDGGPDSGMSDPELVANLVLLLFAGFETTTNLLGNGLALLFQYPAVRQALAGGGLAPALFVDEVLRYDSPVQLTSRVALVDGLEIEGVPVPRQAEVLLLLGAANRDPARFAEPERFDPWRADNAPLSFGAGIHYCLGAMLARLEAAVAFPALLARFPELAPAEGAVPVRQDRIVLRGYAELPVRLGR; encoded by the coding sequence TTGAACGCTGGAGCGATAGTCGAAGACCTGTTCGGAACCCAGGGGTGGGCCGATCCCTACCCGATCTACGTCCGGGCGCAGGCGCTTGGGCCGGTGGTGCCGGTCGGGCCGAGCACGTTCCTGGTGAGCAGCCACCGGGCGGTCAACCAGGTGCTGCGGACGACCGCGTTCGGGGCGAGCAGCGGCGAGGTCGGCCCCGAGCGGGACGACCGGACCGGGACCGGCTCGATGGACCTGCTGGCCCGCTCGATGCTGGAGAGCAACCAGCCGCGCCACACCCGGATGCGGACCCCGATCGCCGCCGTCTTCACCCCGCGCCGGATCGCCGCGCTGGAGCCGGCCGTCACGCTCGCCGTCGAGCGACTGCTGGACGGGATGGCCGAAGCCGGGGCGGACGGGGCGGTGGTGGACTTCATGGACCGCCTGGCCTACGCCCTGCCGGTCCGGGTGATCTGCGAGCTGCTGGGCGTGCCCGAGGCCGACCGGTACCGGTTCCGGGAGCTGGCCCACGACCTGACCCGGGCCCTGGAGTTCCGGGTCGGCCCCGAGGAGCTGGTCCTGGCGGACGAGGCGGGCCGGGAGCTGGCCGAGTACTTCGGCGCGCTCGCCGCCCGGCGCCGGGCCGATCCGCAGGACGACCTGGTCAGCGCCCTGGTCAGCCGGCCGGACGAGGGCGCCCCGGACGACGGGGGGCCGGACTCGGGCATGTCGGATCCCGAGCTGGTCGCCAACCTGGTGCTGCTGCTGTTCGCCGGCTTCGAGACCACGACCAACCTGCTCGGCAACGGCCTCGCCCTGCTGTTCCAGTACCCCGCCGTGCGGCAGGCCCTGGCCGGCGGCGGCCTCGCGCCCGCGCTCTTCGTCGACGAGGTGCTGCGCTACGACTCGCCGGTGCAGCTGACCTCGCGGGTCGCGCTGGTCGACGGGCTGGAGATCGAGGGCGTCCCGGTGCCCCGGCAGGCGGAGGTGCTGCTGCTGCTCGGCGCGGCCAACCGCGATCCGGCCCGCTTCGCCGAGCCCGAGCGCTTCGACCCCTGGCGTGCCGACAACGCCCCGCTGAGCTTCGGCGCGGGCATCCACTACTGCCTCGGGGCGATGCTCGCCCGGCTGGAGGCCGCCGTGGCCTTTCCGGCGCTGCTGGCCCGGTTCCCGGAACTGGCCCCGGCCGAGGGCGCGGTACCGGTGCGGCAGGACCGGATCGTGCTGCGCGGCTACGCGGAGCTGCCGGTGCGGTTGGGGAGGTGA
- a CDS encoding alcohol dehydrogenase catalytic domain-containing protein has protein sequence MFTQSGGSDVLRLVERPVPEPGAGEVRVAVRLSGVNPTDWKGRSGGRAGGRSAGEQVPNQDGAGVVDAVGAGVDPARLGQRVWIWEAAWQRTDGTAQEYVVLPEHQAVPLPEHASFELGASLGIPAMTAHRALTLAPGAPARLARGRSRAGTSWWPAAPGRSATPRSSSPAGPGPPC, from the coding sequence GTGTTCACGCAGAGTGGTGGCTCCGATGTCCTGCGGCTCGTCGAGCGGCCCGTACCCGAACCCGGAGCGGGGGAGGTACGGGTCGCGGTGCGGCTGTCCGGGGTCAACCCGACCGACTGGAAGGGACGGTCCGGCGGACGGGCCGGCGGCCGGAGCGCGGGGGAGCAGGTGCCGAACCAGGACGGCGCCGGTGTGGTCGACGCCGTCGGCGCGGGGGTCGACCCGGCGCGGCTCGGGCAGCGGGTGTGGATCTGGGAGGCCGCCTGGCAGCGCACCGACGGCACCGCGCAGGAGTACGTCGTGCTGCCGGAGCACCAGGCCGTGCCGCTGCCGGAGCACGCCTCCTTCGAGCTCGGGGCGAGCCTCGGGATCCCGGCGATGACCGCCCACCGGGCGCTGACGCTGGCTCCCGGCGCCCCCGCCCGGCTGGCCCGGGGGCGCTCGCGGGCCGGCACGTCCTGGTGGCCGGCGGCGCCGGGGCGGTCGGCAACGCCGCGATCCAGCTCGCCCGCTGGGCCGGGGCCACCGTGCTGA
- a CDS encoding MFS transporter — protein MSDGEKHQDGAELSEQPDGSGISGPDAAHRRRRLVVAALMLAMALAAMDSSIVSTAVPQIVGRLGGFSYFSWMFTGYLLTVTVTLPVYGKLADSVGRKPVLLVGCAIFLLGSLLCASAWNMPSLILFRMVQGLGGGAIQGTVQTIAADLFKLKERARIQAAISTVWAVSAVTGPAIGGLLATYAGWRWIFLVNLPIGLLALLLLLRHLHEQVERRAVRIDWQGATGLFLATGALLVALVQGGVAWPWLSAPSLALFAASLLSAAATVRIERRAAEPIIPSWVWRRRVIVGGNLALGFLGVLMIAPTVFLPMYAQSVLGLTPVAAGFLLSSMTITWPLSAALSNRVYQRLGFRDTAVIGAAGGTLVLLAFTLLPYRGPAWEPALVMLALGAVLGMFQLPLIVGVQSSTTWSERGTATASILFCRQVGQSVGAVLFAVVANSTLTSWLHRAPGALHGRLPGSLDDVSNALLDHGRLGPSATGYLQHAVTAAVDHVFLGAAGAAALALAVLLTVAPRHFPLAESD, from the coding sequence ATGAGTGACGGGGAGAAGCACCAGGACGGCGCCGAACTCTCGGAGCAGCCCGACGGTTCCGGCATATCCGGACCGGACGCCGCGCACCGCCGCCGACGCCTGGTCGTGGCCGCCCTGATGCTGGCGATGGCGCTGGCCGCGATGGACTCCTCCATCGTCTCGACCGCGGTGCCGCAGATCGTCGGCCGGCTCGGCGGGTTCAGCTACTTCTCCTGGATGTTCACCGGCTATCTGCTCACGGTCACGGTCACCCTGCCCGTCTACGGCAAGCTCGCGGACTCGGTCGGGCGCAAGCCGGTGCTGCTGGTCGGCTGCGCGATCTTCCTGCTGGGCTCGCTGCTCTGCGCCTCGGCCTGGAACATGCCCAGCCTGATCCTCTTCCGGATGGTGCAGGGCCTCGGCGGCGGCGCGATCCAGGGAACGGTGCAGACCATCGCCGCCGACCTGTTCAAGCTGAAGGAGCGGGCGAGGATCCAGGCCGCGATCTCCACCGTGTGGGCCGTCTCCGCCGTCACCGGTCCGGCCATCGGCGGGCTGCTGGCCACCTACGCCGGCTGGCGCTGGATCTTCCTGGTCAACCTGCCGATCGGGCTGCTGGCGCTGCTGCTCCTGCTCCGGCACCTGCACGAGCAGGTCGAGCGCCGGGCGGTGCGGATCGACTGGCAGGGCGCGACCGGCCTGTTCCTGGCCACCGGGGCGCTGCTGGTCGCGCTGGTCCAGGGGGGAGTGGCCTGGCCCTGGCTGTCCGCCCCCAGCCTGGCGCTGTTCGCGGCCAGCCTGCTCTCGGCAGCGGCCACGGTGCGGATCGAGCGGCGGGCCGCCGAACCGATCATCCCCTCCTGGGTGTGGCGGCGGCGGGTGATCGTCGGCGGCAACCTGGCGCTCGGCTTCCTCGGCGTGCTGATGATCGCCCCGACGGTCTTCCTGCCGATGTACGCCCAGTCCGTGCTGGGGCTGACCCCGGTCGCGGCGGGCTTCCTGCTCTCCTCGATGACGATCACCTGGCCGCTCTCGGCCGCCCTCTCCAACCGCGTCTACCAGCGCCTCGGCTTCCGCGACACCGCCGTCATCGGCGCGGCCGGCGGCACCCTGGTGCTGCTCGCCTTCACCCTGCTGCCCTACCGGGGACCGGCCTGGGAGCCGGCCCTGGTGATGCTGGCGCTCGGCGCGGTGCTCGGGATGTTCCAGCTGCCGCTGATCGTCGGCGTCCAGTCCAGCACCACCTGGAGCGAGCGCGGCACCGCCACCGCCTCGATCCTGTTCTGCCGTCAGGTCGGCCAGAGCGTGGGCGCGGTGCTGTTCGCCGTGGTCGCCAACTCCACCCTCACCTCCTGGCTGCACCGGGCGCCCGGCGCCCTCCACGGTCGGCTGCCGGGCAGCCTGGACGACGTCTCCAACGCCCTGCTCGACCACGGCCGGCTGGGCCCCTCCGCCACCGGCTACCTCCAGCACGCGGTCACCGCCGCCGTGGACCACGTCTTCCTCGGCGCGGCCGGGGCGGCGGCGCTCGCCCTGGCGGTCCTGCTCACCGTCGCGCCGCGCCACTTCCCGCTTGCCGAGTCCGACTGA
- a CDS encoding tetratricopeptide repeat protein, which translates to MLDQVLVQRADQEAAQGHHAAALELYARAWDSRHDEVADKLLDLVEDWEDVEAALEILQKTADGGVAGAYEALAVLLLELDEPEEALAALDAAGRAGREVALWTAAVLADEMGDRERGEEWYRRAIATGDTEALNDFGVFLSEDPDRIEEAEEVLLLAVERGDLMALGNLGRMHLEGDEPERALPWLVRGLDAGVRSVLVPMAEAEQLLGRIEDARSHLNDALADGTEGARLAWANFCAEHGTREEQATAEAQYRRALAEEEPGAHFDFALYLADHERFDEAVVEYQAAAAEGETNAWLNLALIHEDRKDRRTAEECYRSGIEAGDLQALLAYAEFLRQWGRRADIADLLDQAAELGADEEETAELRRLAGSN; encoded by the coding sequence ATGCTCGACCAGGTTCTCGTGCAGCGCGCGGACCAAGAGGCTGCCCAGGGACACCATGCAGCCGCACTGGAGTTGTATGCGCGGGCGTGGGACAGCCGGCACGACGAGGTCGCGGACAAACTCCTCGACCTCGTCGAGGACTGGGAGGACGTCGAGGCCGCGCTGGAGATCCTGCAGAAGACCGCGGACGGGGGCGTGGCCGGCGCCTACGAGGCGCTGGCCGTGCTGCTGCTCGAACTCGACGAGCCCGAGGAGGCGTTGGCGGCGCTGGACGCGGCCGGCCGGGCCGGCCGCGAGGTCGCGCTGTGGACGGCGGCGGTGCTCGCCGACGAGATGGGCGACCGCGAGCGCGGTGAGGAGTGGTACCGCCGGGCCATCGCCACCGGCGACACCGAGGCCCTGAACGACTTCGGCGTCTTCCTCAGCGAGGACCCCGACCGGATCGAGGAGGCCGAGGAGGTGCTGCTGCTCGCCGTCGAGCGCGGCGACCTGATGGCGCTGGGCAACCTCGGCCGGATGCACCTGGAGGGCGACGAGCCCGAGCGCGCCCTGCCCTGGCTGGTGCGCGGTCTTGACGCCGGGGTGCGCTCGGTGCTGGTGCCGATGGCCGAGGCCGAGCAGCTGCTCGGCCGGATCGAGGACGCCCGCAGCCACCTCAACGACGCGCTCGCGGACGGCACCGAGGGGGCCAGGCTGGCCTGGGCCAACTTCTGCGCCGAGCACGGCACCCGCGAGGAGCAGGCCACCGCCGAGGCGCAGTACCGCCGGGCGCTGGCCGAGGAGGAGCCCGGCGCGCACTTCGACTTCGCGCTCTACCTCGCCGACCACGAGCGCTTCGACGAGGCCGTGGTCGAGTACCAGGCCGCCGCCGCCGAGGGCGAGACCAACGCCTGGCTCAACCTCGCGCTGATCCACGAGGACCGGAAGGACCGCCGCACGGCCGAGGAGTGCTACCGCAGCGGGATCGAGGCCGGGGACCTCCAGGCGCTGCTCGCCTACGCCGAGTTCCTGCGCCAGTGGGGCCGCCGCGCCGACATCGCCGACCTGCTGGACCAGGCGGCCGAGTTGGGCGCCGACGAGGAGGAGACGGCCGAGCTGCGCCGCCTCGCCGGGTCGAACTGA
- a CDS encoding MBL fold metallo-hydrolase, producing MNDATTAWTEVADRVFQRRYQPCDVTVSVILGADGPAVVDTRCSLAEARELREHLRQLTAAPVRWVVNTHVHFDHVWGNAEFAAPRQTPPAEFWGHTATAAAMNRAAEDPEAAAFKAELASRGPEQAAAMAELVEIAPDHLVVTAHTLDLGDRAVELRHFGRGHTDGDLVVQIPDADALLTGDLVEQSGTPYFGADSFPLDWAPTLDGLLAATGPDTVFVPGHGTAVSTGFVRAQRDAIRAVAERCAELHAGGVPLAEAVAAGGWPYEARLLHGAVERAYAQLDGTVPAAG from the coding sequence ATGAACGACGCCACCACCGCCTGGACAGAGGTCGCCGACCGGGTGTTCCAACGCCGCTACCAGCCCTGCGACGTCACCGTCAGCGTGATCCTGGGCGCCGACGGGCCGGCCGTGGTCGACACCCGCTGCAGCCTCGCCGAGGCCCGGGAACTGCGGGAGCACCTGCGGCAGTTGACGGCGGCCCCGGTGCGCTGGGTGGTCAACACCCATGTCCACTTCGACCATGTCTGGGGCAACGCCGAGTTCGCCGCGCCCCGGCAGACGCCGCCGGCCGAGTTCTGGGGCCACACCGCCACCGCGGCGGCGATGAACCGGGCCGCCGAGGACCCGGAGGCGGCGGCGTTCAAGGCCGAGCTGGCGAGCAGGGGGCCGGAGCAGGCCGCCGCCATGGCCGAGCTGGTGGAGATCGCCCCCGACCACCTGGTCGTCACCGCGCACACCCTCGACCTCGGCGACCGCGCCGTCGAGCTGCGCCACTTCGGGCGCGGCCACACCGACGGCGACCTGGTGGTGCAGATCCCCGACGCGGACGCGCTGCTCACCGGGGACCTGGTCGAGCAGTCGGGGACGCCGTACTTCGGCGCGGACTCGTTCCCGCTGGACTGGGCGCCGACGCTGGACGGCCTGCTTGCGGCCACCGGCCCGGACACGGTCTTCGTCCCCGGCCACGGCACGGCGGTGTCCACCGGCTTCGTCCGCGCCCAGCGGGACGCGATCCGGGCGGTCGCCGAGCGCTGCGCCGAGCTGCACGCGGGCGGCGTGCCGCTCGCGGAGGCGGTGGCGGCGGGCGGCTGGCCCTACGAGGCCCGGCTGCTGCACGGTGCCGTCGAGCGGGCCTACGCCCAGCTCGACGGCACCGTGCCCGCCGCAGGTTGA